One segment of Macrotis lagotis isolate mMagLag1 chromosome 1, bilby.v1.9.chrom.fasta, whole genome shotgun sequence DNA contains the following:
- the LOC141512946 gene encoding ubiquitin carboxyl-terminal hydrolase isozyme L3-like yields MESHHWLPLETNPEFLKQLGLHPNWQFVDVYHMVLRPVYVVLLLFPLTEKNEVFRIEEEEKIKSEGQDITETVFFMKQTISNACGAIGLLYCTANNKDKMNFESGSILKMFLEESLIMSPEERARYLEKYEVFQVTHELSAHEGKIEALNIDEKVGLNFIALVHIDGHLYEVDRYKPLPSNHGETNVDTLLEDAIAVCKQFMERDPDELRFNAIFSFCSITYA; encoded by the exons ATGGAGAGTCACCACTGGCTACCTCTGGAGACCAATCC AGAATTTCTTAAACAATTAGGTCTGCATCCCAACTGGCAGTTTGTTGATGTGTATCATATGGTGTTAAGGCCAGTTTATGTTGTATTACTTCTCTTTCCacttacagaaaaaaatgaagtattcagaatagaagaggaagagaaaataaaatcagaaggaCAAGATATCACAGAAACAGTGTTTTTCATGAAGCAAACCATCAGTAACGCATGTGGAGCAATTGGGCTGCTCTACTGTACTGCTAacaacaaagataaaatgaattttgaatctggatcaatattaaaaatgttcttgGAAGAATCTCTAATTATGAGTCCCGAAGAAAGAGCCAGATATCTAGAAAAATATGAAGTTTTTCAAGTTACCCATGAATTGAGTGCCCATGAAGGTAAAATAGAGGCCttaaatatagatgaaaaagtaGGTCTGAATTTTATTGCACTAGTTCATATAGATGGGCATCTCTATGAAGTAGATAGGTACAAACCACTTCCAAGTAACCATGGGGAAACAAATGTTGATACTTTATTAGAGGATGCCATAGCAGTTTGCAAGCAGTTCATGGAAAGGGACCCAGATGAATTAagatttaatgcaattttttctttctgcagCATAACTTATGCATAG